In Quercus robur chromosome 11, dhQueRobu3.1, whole genome shotgun sequence, the following proteins share a genomic window:
- the LOC126706607 gene encoding cyclase-like protein 2, giving the protein MIMIMMMNKTKPHVLHLLLVLSCTWVLTVSATSDAYPSVSDCGVVDEVAVPVRREVYGEGKIFDISHRYREDMPSFQSDDGLGQFLWLRLSMKNGFIVNVSELKFSTHSGTHVDAPGHVFDHYYDAGFDVDSLDLEVLNGPALLVDVPRDKNITAEVMKSLNIPKGVRRVLFRTLNTDRQLMWKKEFATDYVGFTKDGAEWLVENTDIKLVGVDYLNVATYFDAIPAHHAFLEAREIIIVEAVKLDHYIQAGIYSLHCLPLRLPTSDGSPARCILIK; this is encoded by the exons ATGATCATgatcatgatgatgaacaaaaCCAAACCCCATGTCCTCCATCTCCTGCTAGTGCTATCGTGCACTTGGGTGCTCACAGTTTCTGCTACCAGCGATGCCTATCCCAGCGTCTCCGACTGTGGCGTCGTAGACGAGGTAGCCGTTCCAGTACGGAGGGAAGTGTACGGAGAAGGTAAGATATTTGACATAAGCCACAGGTACAGGGAGGACATGCCGTCGTTTCAATCGGACGATGGGCTTGGCCAGTTCCTGTGGCTCCGCTTGTCCATGAAGAACGGCTTCATCGTCAACGTTTCAGAGCTCAAGTTCTCTACTCACTCCGGCACCCATGTCGACGCGCCGGGCCATGTGTTCGACCACTACTATGACGCTGGCTTCGACGTCGACTCTCTCGACCTGGAAGTGCTTAACG GTCCTGCGCTGTTAGTTGATGTTCCAAGGGATAAGAACATTACTG CTGAAGTTATGAAGTCCTTGAATATTCCCAAGGGAGTTCGTCGTGTGCTTTTCAGAACATTAAATACTGACAG GCAGCTAATGTGGAAAAAGGAGTTTGCCACAGACTATGTGGGATTCACGAAGGATGGGGCAGAATGGTTGGTAGAGAACACGGATATCAAACTTGTTG GAGTTGATTACCTAAATGTTGCTACTTATTTTGATGCAATTCCAGCTCATCATGCTTTTCTTGAAGCCAGG GAAATCATTATTGTGGAAGCTGTGAAGCTTGATCACTACATCCAAGCAGGAATATATTCCCTTCATTGCTTACCCCTTCGGTTGCCTACTTCTGATGGATCACCAGCAAGATGTATTCTCATCAAATGA
- the LOC126706605 gene encoding cyclase-like protein 3, translating to MYSHQMIFYIGQWGGLVVFQLQICHVQQMISLMLHYRLNPPFSYSLVPTEHFRKTMMMIKIKPLVLLLVLSCTWVLTVATSDSAYPTISDCGMEELVPVRREVYGNGRIFDISHSFREDMPSWDSVDGLGQFLRLRHSIKNGSLANVSELKYFSVHSGTHVDAPGHVFDHYFDAGFDVDTLDLELLNGPALLVDVPRDKNITAEVMKSLNIPKGIRRVIFRTLNTDRRLMWKKEFDTSFAGLMKDGAEWLVENTDIKLIGIDYLSVAAYVEAIPSHLVLLEARDIILVESLKLDHIQPGIYSLHCLPLRLPGAEGSPARCILIK from the exons ATGTATTCTCATCAAATGATATTTTACAT tgGCCAGTGGGGAGGATTAGTGGTGTTCCAATTACAAATATGTCATGTGCAACAAATGATATCATTAATGCTACACTATCGCTTGAATCCACCCTTTTCTTATTCATTGGTACCG ACTGAACACTTCAGAAAAACCATGATGatgatcaaaatcaaaccccTTGTCCTGCTGCTAGTGCTATCGTGCACATGGGTGCTTACAGTTGCGACCAGTGATTCTGCCTATCCCACCATCTCCGACTGTGGGATGGAGGAACTCGTCCCTGTAAGGAGAGAAGTGTACGGAAATGGTAGAATATTTGATATAAGTCACAGTTTCAGGGAGGACATGCCGTCCTGGGACTCCGTGGATGGGCTAGGCCAGTTCTTGCGTCTCCGCCACTCCATAAAGAATGGCTCCCTAGCCAACGTTTCCGAGCTCAAGTATTTCTCTGTTCACTCCGGCACCCACGTCGACGCGCCAGGCCACGTGTTCGATCACTACTTTGATGCCGGCTTCGATGTTGATACGCTTGACTTGGAACTGCTTAACG GTCCTGCACTGTTAGTTGATGTTCCAAGGGATAAGAACATTACTG CTGAAGTTATGAAGTCCTTGAATATTCCCAAGGGAATTCGACGTGTCATTTTCAGAACATTAAATACTGACAg gCGGCTAATGTGGAAAAAGGAGTTTGATACAAGCTTTGCAGGACTGATGAAGGATGGTGCTGAATGGTTGGTAGAGAACACAGATATCAAACTTATTG GAATTGATTACCTAAGTGTTGCTGCTTATGTTGAAGCAATTCCATCTCATCTTGTTTTACTAGAAGCCAGG GATATCATTCTCGTGGAAAGTCTAAAGCTCGATCACATCCAACCAGGAATATATTCCCTTCACTGCTTACCCCTTAGGTTGCCTGGTGCTGAGGGGTCACCCGCAAGATGTATTCTCATCAAATGA
- the LOC126704992 gene encoding uncharacterized protein LOC126704992 codes for MGRNTNYARNMLLNDSDSDDDFVITALLTLEEERLERERASTSHRDSVLGRKFIQRDHGQGHQRLFQDYFVESPVYPLNVFRRRFRMSRSLFLCIKSNLEEKDEYFVQKRNAARVLGLSSLQKMTAALRMLMYGVAADFTDEYVRIGESTTIECLKKFVEAIVDIYSTEYLRSPNSNDIARLLRVGESCGFPRMLGSIDCMHWEWRNCPSGWKDHSFIFTKLAQGRAPPVNYKINGHDYTMGYYLFDGIYPSWSTFVKTIPSPQGRKNSLFPTTQESTRKDVECAFGVLQARFAIVCGPARLWRTEALDYIMKACKILHNMIIEDERDANGAEDLDYEQVPESIPTTVS; via the exons ATGGGTCGTAATACAAATTATGCACGTAATATGCTTCTAAATGACTCGGATTCTGATGATGATTTTGTGATAACTGCACTTCTTACATTGGAAGAAGAACGATTAGAAAGAGAGAGGGCGTCAACATCACATCGTGATTCTGTTCTAGGTCGTAAGTTCATCCAACGTGATCATGGGCAAGGCCACCAAAGACTTTTTCAAGACTATTTTGTAGAATCACCAGTATATCCTCTTAACGTATTTCGAAGGAGGTTTCGAATGAgtcgttctctttttttatgtattaaatCTAATctagaagagaaagatgaatattttgttcaaaaaagaaatgctGCCAGAGTGCTTGGTTTGTCTTCCCTTCAAAAGATGACTGCCGCACTAAGGATGCTTATGTATGGAGTAGCAGCGGATTTTACAGATGAATATGTGAGAATTGGAGAAAGCACTACAATAGAGTGTctcaaaaaatttgttgaagccaTAGTCGATATTTATTCTACAGAGTACTTGAGGTCACCAAATAGCAATGACATTGCTAGGTTGCTAAGAGTTGGTGAAAGTTGTGGATTTCCAAGGATGCTAGGGAGCATTGACTGCATGCATTGGGAATGGAGGAATTGCCCATCGGGGTGGAAAG AccattcttttatatttacCAAGCTCGCTCAAGGCCGTGCACCTCCGGTGAATTACAAAATCAATGGTCATGATTATACAATGGGATACTATCTTTTTGATGGTATATATCCTTCATGGTCCACTTTTGTGAAGACAATTCCATCTCCACAAGGTAGAAAGAATAGTCTTTTTCCTACAACTCAAGAGTCAACTAGGAAGGATGTAGAGTGTGCATTTGGAGTGCTTCAAGCACGATTTGCAATTGTTTGTGGGCCTGCACGTCTTTGGAGAACAGAGGCTCTTGATTACATTATGAAGGCATGCAAAATATTGCATAACATGATAATTGAAGATGAACGTGATGCCAATGGAGCAGAAGACCTTGATTATGAACAAGTGCCTGAAAGCATCCCTACAACAGTGTCCTAG
- the LOC126704993 gene encoding uncharacterized protein LOC126704993, giving the protein MQQRPVDHPTHWLPPPPTQYKANSDGAIFLDTGTIGIGMLIQDSEGMVIAVLSERIPLPATVEDVKALACKKAISFAIKLGLQDVVFEVDSEIIYKHLVSDSKCMTAFGHIVEDSHRLATSLRSVSFSHVRRKGNKVVDKLAKLAKFLYEPQIWLEDIHSDVSNFVILDRSFLFS; this is encoded by the coding sequence ATGCAGCAACGACCGGTGGACCATCCAACGCACTGGTTACCTCCGCCACCAACTCAGTACAAGGCCAACAGTGATGGGGCGATTTTTCTGGACACGGGCACAATAGGCATCGGAATGCTGATACAGGATTCAGAGGGTATGGTGATTGCAGTGCTATCAGAACGCATTCCATTACCAGCCACAGTGGAGGACGTGAAAGCTTTGGCTTGCAAGAAAGCTATCTCTTTCGCCATTAAACTCGGACTACAAGATGTAGTTTTTGAGGTAGACTCCGAGATCATCTACAAGCATCTAGTTTCGGACTCAAAGTGCATGACAGCTTTCGGTCACATCGTGGAGGACTCACACAGGCTAGCCACAAGTTTGAGAAGTGTGTCTTTCTCACATGTTAGACGGAAAGGAAATAAAGTAGTTGATAAGCTTGCTAAGTTAGCAAAATTCTTGTATGAACCACAAATTTGGCTAGAAGACATCCATAGTGATGTGTCAAACTTTGTAATTCTTGACAGAAGTTTTCTGTTTTCGTAA